Proteins from one Anastrepha obliqua isolate idAnaObli1 chromosome 2, idAnaObli1_1.0, whole genome shotgun sequence genomic window:
- the LOC129239684 gene encoding NADH dehydrogenase [ubiquinone] flavoprotein 2, mitochondrial gives MFSGCATKSIHLVRGGLRALHMGTVRRSDNLFVHRDTPEDNPNIKFEFTPENKKRVEAIISIYPEGYKRAAMIPLLDLAQRQYGWLPISAMQKVAEILEVSHMRVYEVATFYTMFLRKPTGKYHIQVCTTTPCWLRGSDEIMECCKKTLGVEPGEMTKDGMFTISEVECLGACVNAPMVAINDDYYEDLTVKDMEQILADFKAGKSSPPGPRSGRFASEPAGEPSSLTEEPKGPGFGLQPAFS, from the exons atgttTTCGGGTTGTGCAACAAAATCAATTCATTTAGTG CGCGGAGGCTTGCGTGCCCTTCATATGGGCACAGTCCGACGCAGCGATAATTTATTCGTGCATCGCGACACACCGGAGGACAACCCAAATATCAAATTCGAATTTACGCCAGAGAATAAGAAG cgTGTTGAAGCTATTATCAGTATTTACCCTGAGGGTTACAAGCGGGCTGCCATGATCCCTCTGCTCGATTTAGCACAACGCCAATATGGTTGGTTGCCAATTTCAGCTATGCAAAAGGTTGCCGAAATCTTAGAAGTATCGCATATGCGCGTGTACGAAGTCGCTACGTTTTACACAATGTTTTTGCGTAAACCAACCGGTAAATACCACATTCAAGTGTGCACAACTACACCATGCTGGTTACGCGGCTCCGATGAAATAATGGAATGCTGCAAG aaAACGTTGGGTGTTGAACCAGGTGAAATGACCAAGGATGGCATGTTTACGATTTCCGAAGTAGAGTGTTTAGGTGCATGCGTTAATGCTCCGATGGTGGCCATCAACGATGATTATTAT GAGGATTTAACCGTTAAGGATATGGAACAGATATTAGCTGATTTCAAAGCAGGCAAATCTTCACCACCTGGTCCACGCAGCGGTCGTTTTGCCAGCGAGCCTGCCGGCGAACCAAGTTCGCTAACTGAGGAACCAAAAGGGCCCGGATTCGGTTTACAACCAGCATTTTCGTAG